CGAAAATCGTGTGCGTGAATTATATAATCCGGATGTAATTTCAGTCAATGCCAATACCCATTCTGAAGAGGTTGCCAATATTATGGGCAAGTACGACCTCGTTGTACTGCCTGTGGTTGATGATAATGGCAAGCTATTGGGACGTATCACTATCGATGATGTGGTGGATTATATCCGTGAAGAAGCTGAAAAGGACTATCAATTGGCATCAGGTATCACGGGAGACGTCGAGATCTCTGACAGTGTATGGCGCCACACCCGAGTTCGTGTGCCATGGTTGATGATTGGGATGATGGGAGGATTGCTTGGCTCACGTGTAATCAGTGCCTTTGAAGGCAATATAGCAAGGTTTCCGGAAGTGGCTTTCTTTATGCCCCTGATTGGCGCTATGGGAGGAAATGTTGGTATTCAGTCATCCGCTATTATAGTTCAGTCTATCGCTTCCGGAAATCTGGGTTTTGAAACCAACTGGCGCAAGCTTGGCAAGGAAGTATCTATAGCCTTGTTAAATGCGTCAGCTTTATCGGTTATAGCGTTTATCTACAATATGATTGTTGGTTCGAGCTATGCTCTCACCTTTACAGTGACTTCGGCATTGTTCTCAGTGGTATTGTTTGCCTCTCTGCTGGGGACCTTCCTTCCACTTCTGCTTAACAAATTTAAGGTTAACCCTGCTGTAGCCACCGGACCGTTTATAACGACGCTCAACGATATTGTCGGGATGTTCCTGTATCTGATACTTTCAGTTTATTTTTTCAATCTTTTTATGTAGGGTAGAATTAACCTGATTTTTAGTTGTAACTTGTTCTATATCCCATAGAGGAGGTAGTCAATCGTATGCTTTTATGACTAAAACATAAATATCATGGAAAAGAATCCTGAACCACGTCCGGTTGTTGTCTTCTCAGGTTCACAAATGGAAGTTGCGATTATCCAGACTCTGCTTGAGGACAATGAGATTGAGTTCTTCTTGCAGGATGAGTTTATCGGCACTATGGCGCCATGGTACGCCGAAGGAGGTGGAGCCGGCTCTGTCAAGATTGTTGTAGCTGACAGTGACGTCGAAAAGGCTCAAGTCGTAATAGAGGAGTATTACAAAAATATCCGTCAGTAAGACAGGATTATCTATATTGTTTTTTGATAGATTCCAGTAAGGCGACAAAACTGGAATTAAATATGATTGCTGCTGAATTGTCAATATATAAAAATCCCATCCCTCAGAACTTGGTCTGAGGGATGGGATTTTTATTAGTTGGATTTGAATCCAATCCTTCCCATTAATTACTCTTGTATTGGCAACAGGCAGGAAGTGCATTATATGCATCCATATCAGCAGGATGCAATTCGGTTTCATAACCTACGTCAGCTATTGTCCTGCTCACCTGTTCAAGTCCTGTTTTCTGCACATCAAGCTGCAGATGCAATTCTTTAGTATCCATATCCCACACGGCTGATTTGACACCGTCAACTCCCGATGCGGCAGTTTCAATATTTTCCTTACACATACCACAATTGCCTGAGACCTTAAGAACCAGATGTTGATTGTCCTGCCTGTGGTCTGAAGTATTTGTCCGATTTTTAGGATCGGAATGAGATGCATTGTGATGTGATGTGTGCTCTCCATCATGATCTTTATGATCATGATGAGTTACAGAAGATGATGTGTGTTCCGAAGTAGCAGCATGACCTGAATGAACATCAGAGTGTGCGGCATGTCCATCATGTGCTGAGTGACCAACGTGAGCTTCAGGTATATTCACATTCATCATACTTCTCTTTCCTGCAAGTTGAGCACTTGCATCAATGGAGAATACACCCTTGGTAGCTATTTCCTCTCCCTCACTGATACCTGACAGAACTACCCAGGCATCTCCCAGGGAAGGACCAAGTTCTATCTCCCTCAGCATAAATGCCGGAGTCTCAGTTTCCTGCTGCTTTACATAGACTATTGAGCGTTTGCCTGTCCACAGTACAGCTGAGGCAGGAACAATGATGTGACCTTCACTATTTTGCATTTTGGCCCGGACTGTTCCGTTGAGGTACATTCCCGGTTTTAGTTCTCCTCCCTGATTGCTTACATCTACCCTGACCTTTGAACTCCGGGTGTTTCCATCAACTACCGGTTCAATAAAGGAGATTTTTCCACTGAAGGTCTTGCCGGGCAGAGCCTGGGTCTGGAACTCCACATTATCTCCATTTTTGAGGAAGGGCAGATCCCCCTGATATGCATCAAACAAAGCCCAGACACTTGAGAGATCACTAACAGTAAATAGTGGGGTCCCTTTGTCAACATAGTCTCCCTGGTTGACATGCTTCCCGGTTACAATACCGTTGAAGTCAGCCCTGATTTCAATGTAGGGATTTGCTTTTCCGGCACTTTCGATAGCTTCTATCTGGCTCTTGTCAAGCTTCCAAAGGCTAAGTTTTGCCCTTGCTGCCTCAGCCAGCTCGGGAAACTCAGCCTCTCTCTTTACAGCTTCTAAGAGTTCCTGCTGAGCCCTTAGCAGTTCAGGTGAATAGATAAGAGCCAGCACTTGCCCTTCCTTTATTCTTTCACCGGTAAAACTAACAAACAGCTTCTCTATCCTGCCACCGATATGGGCAACCTGTGATCTGGAGCTACGTTCGTCAGCTGCTATAGCACCGTATAGGTAAAGTGCTTTTTCAGCTTGCTGACGGCTCACTCTTGAAGTTTGAATACCTGCTAGAGCAATAGCTTCCTCTGAAAGCTGTATAGCCTCAGGATCTATTTCTGCAGATCCCCCACTGCTCACCAGGGGGATAAGGTCCATAGCACAGAGTGGACACTTGCCGGGTTTGTCCTGTCGTATTTGGGGGTGC
The genomic region above belongs to Xiashengella succiniciproducens and contains:
- the mgtE gene encoding magnesium transporter; amino-acid sequence: MAKFELTRELIDLIRELIEQNNVAQLTEILLELHPADIAEIYEELSVDEAKFLYFLLDDDTAAEVLINLEEDDRQNFLKSLPSEEIARRFIDNLDTDDAADIISEMDEERQKEVLSFIDDTEVADDIADLLSYEEDTAGSLMAKELIKVRESWNIITCLRSMRRQVEEVDEVYFVYVVDDKDILKGTISLKRMLLASSENRVRELYNPDVISVNANTHSEEVANIMGKYDLVVLPVVDDNGKLLGRITIDDVVDYIREEAEKDYQLASGITGDVEISDSVWRHTRVRVPWLMIGMMGGLLGSRVISAFEGNIARFPEVAFFMPLIGAMGGNVGIQSSAIIVQSIASGNLGFETNWRKLGKEVSIALLNASALSVIAFIYNMIVGSSYALTFTVTSALFSVVLFASLLGTFLPLLLNKFKVNPAVATGPFITTLNDIVGMFLYLILSVYFFNLFM
- a CDS encoding DUF2007 domain-containing protein — its product is MEKNPEPRPVVVFSGSQMEVAIIQTLLEDNEIEFFLQDEFIGTMAPWYAEGGGAGSVKIVVADSDVEKAQVVIEEYYKNIRQ
- a CDS encoding efflux RND transporter periplasmic adaptor subunit; translation: MENIKKLFRNKYITYGLLILVGLILGRILFNAPKAHEGHQHEHTEEATVWTCSMHPQIRQDKPGKCPLCAMDLIPLVSSGGSAEIDPEAIQLSEEAIALAGIQTSRVSRQQAEKALYLYGAIAADERSSRSQVAHIGGRIEKLFVSFTGERIKEGQVLALIYSPELLRAQQELLEAVKREAEFPELAEAARAKLSLWKLDKSQIEAIESAGKANPYIEIRADFNGIVTGKHVNQGDYVDKGTPLFTVSDLSSVWALFDAYQGDLPFLKNGDNVEFQTQALPGKTFSGKISFIEPVVDGNTRSSKVRVDVSNQGGELKPGMYLNGTVRAKMQNSEGHIIVPASAVLWTGKRSIVYVKQQETETPAFMLREIELGPSLGDAWVVLSGISEGEEIATKGVFSIDASAQLAGKRSMMNVNIPEAHVGHSAHDGHAAHSDVHSGHAATSEHTSSSVTHHDHKDHDGEHTSHHNASHSDPKNRTNTSDHRQDNQHLVLKVSGNCGMCKENIETAASGVDGVKSAVWDMDTKELHLQLDVQKTGLEQVSRTIADVGYETELHPADMDAYNALPACCQYKSN